The following proteins come from a genomic window of Erpetoichthys calabaricus chromosome 18, fErpCal1.3, whole genome shotgun sequence:
- the slc7a4 gene encoding cationic amino acid transporter 4 → MVSRLRNCAPLFRFCQKLNRVKTLQDDMMETSLKRCLTTVDLALLGVGGMVGSGLYVLTGTVAKQTAGPAVVISFLIAGLASLLAAFCYAEFGARVPRTGSAYMFTYVSVGEIWAFLIGWNVILEYMIGGAAVARAWSGYLDSIFNHSIKNFTETHIIQWNAPFIAHYPDLLAAGILLVATAFISFGAKVSSWLNHLFSAISLAIILFILIFGFILAEPANWSKAQGGFAPYGMSGILAGTATCFYAFVGFDVISASSEEAKNPQKAVPIATAISLALAASAYILVSTVLTLIVPWHSLDPESALSDAFYRRGYSWAGFIVAIGSICAMNTVLLSNLFSLPRIVYAMAEDGLFFKVFARVNPVTKVPVIAIIVFGILMAILALVFDLEALVQFLSIGTLLAYTFVAASVIVLRFQAQKTRSSPSGQPPGSPSARECDEPKEYESFSDKLQLVELQKKAKERREPGQLKAAFEPYLKFLTDFEPGEVVTISVVAMMVCAICLCAVLVFGNGQLHLPSWSFILLTILSASGFLASLFFIWVHEQQPNLKTFQVPLVPFIPGFSILMNVFLMLKLSSMTWIRFSVWLVVGLLVYFGYGVWHSKENLQEPKPCNVAARYVVLPSGSLVETVQAVQPDPQDAMGQVETPEDNHEKR, encoded by the exons ATGGTCAGCCGACTGAGGAACTGTGCCCCCCTTTTCCGGTTCTGCCAGAAGTTGAACAGGGTCAAAACTCTGCAAGATGATATGATGGAGACCTCCCTGAAGAGATGCCTGACGACTGTGGATCTGGCCCTGCTGGGGGTGGGGGGCATGGTGGGCTCGGGGTTGTACGTGCTGACGGGCACGGTGGCCAAACAGACGGCGGGACCAGCTGTGGTGATTTCGTTCCTCATCGCTGGCCTGGCTTCTCTGCTTGCTGCTTTCTGCTATGCGGAGTTTGGGGCTCGGGTGCCAAGGACTGGCTCCGCCTACATGTTTACATACGTTTCTGTTGGAGAGATATGGGCTTTCCTGATTGGTTGGAATGTCATTTTGGAGTACATGATTGGTGGAGCCGCTGTGGCCAGAGCCTGGAGCGGCTACTTGGACTCCATTTTTAATCACTCTATTAAAAATTTCACGGAGACACACATCATCCAGTGGAACGCCCCTTTCATTGCCCATTACCCCGATCTTTTGGCAGCTGGCATACTTTTGGTAGCCACTGCTTTTATTTCATTTGGCGCCAAAGTGTCCTCCTGGCTCAACCACTTGTTCTCGGCCATCAGCCTGGCCATCATCCTTTTCATCCTCATCTTCGGATTCATCCTAGCCGAACCTGCCAATTGGAGCAAGGCGCAAGGGGGCTTTGCACCGTATGGCATGTCTGGGATCCTGGCGGGCACTGCCACCTGCTTCTATGCGTTTGTCGGGTTTGATGTGATCTCAGCATCCAGCGAAGAGGCCAAGAATCCTCAGAAAGCAGTGCCCATAGCAACAGCCATCTCCTTGGCCCTGGCTGCCTCCGCCTACATCCTGGTGTCCACCGTGCTGACCCTGATTGTGCCCTGGCACTCCCTGGACCCCGAGTCTGCTCTGTCAGATGCCTTCTACCGGCGAGGCTATAGCTGGGCAGGCTTCATTGTGGCCATCGGCTCCATCTGTG cCATGAACACCGTCCTCTTGAGCAACCTCTTCTCCCTGCCACGCATCGTCTACGCCATGGCGGAAGATGGCCTATTCTTCAAAGTGTTCGCCCGGGTGAACCCTGTCACTAAGGTGCCGGTCATTGCCATCATCGTGTTTGGGATCCTCATGGCCATCCTTGCGCTGGTCTTTGACCTCGAGGCTTTGGTCCAGTTCCTCTCCATAGGAACTCTGCTGGCTTACACATTTGTGGCAGCCAGTGTCATTGTCCTCCGCTTCCAAGCACAAAAAACCCGAAGCTCCCCAAGTGGCCAGCCCCCTGGCAGCCCCTCGGCTCGGGAGTGTGACGAACCCAAGGAGTACGAGTCCTTTTCCGACAAGCTTCAACTAGTGGAGCTGCAGAAGAAAGCCAAAGAGCGCAGGGAGCCCGGCCAGCTGAAGGCCGCCTTTGAACCTTACCTCAAATTCCTAACAGACTTTGAACCAGGGGAGGTGGTGACCATCTCCGTGGTGGCCATGATGGTGTGCGCCATCTGTCTATGTGCTGTCCTTGTATTTGGCAATGGGCAGCTTCACCTGCCTTCCTGGAGTTTCATTCTGCTGACCATTTTGTCTGCGTCTGGCTTTCTGGCCAGCCTTTTCTTTATTTGGGTCCACGAGCAGCAGCCAAACCTCAAGACCTTTCAG GTTCCTCTTGTGCCCTTCATTCCCGGCTTTAGTATCCTCATGAATGTGTTCCTCATGTTAAAACTGAGCTCGATGACCTGGATACGCTTCTCTGTCTGGCTGGTGGTAG GTCTGCTGGTGTATTTCGGCTATGGAGTCTGGCACAGCAAGGAGAATTTGCAGGAGCCCAAACCTTGCAACGTAGCCGCCCGCTACGTGGTGCTGCCCAGCGGGAGCCTGGTAGAGACCGTCCAAGCCGTCCAGCCGGACCCACAAGATGCCATGGGGCAAGTGGAGACCCCCGAAGATAATCACGAAAAGAGATGA